GTTCCTCTAAATACAGAGGAATTTCCTTCTGTAATAATGGTCCCTTCTTTTTTAAGCGTTCATGAATAATCATAGCATATTCACGATATTGCTCTTGAGACATTTCTTTTAACTTTTTCTCTATTTTATATTTTGGAACATGTAATTCTTTATGCAAATATCCCGGAATGTATAAAGATGAAACGATCGGAAATAGCGGTTGATGTGCAGGAAGCGCTAAACTTTGTAAATTCCGATTAATATTGTCTAATCCTAATACCTCCATTAAATATTCAGTATTTGCATTAGAACTAAACTTAACCATTCCTTTTGCAACTTCTTCTAAAGAAACCGCTCCTTCAGTTATCTTTTCTTTTTTTTGCAAATAATTTTGCCATCTATCTTGTGCACCACCATCTGTACTCGGCACATAATAACGATTCACATCATTAATTGAAACGAAACTAGACGGATCGATTTTCCCCTCTGTAACTTGTTTCGTATATTCAAGCGCCACAATTAACTTCATCGTACTAGCAACTGGCAATACAACATCTGGATTTACAGAATACACAACTTTATCATTTCTCTTTACTAGAAGAGCGCTATTTTTTTCATTTTTATGCTCTTCAATAAAGGATGCGATGTACTGCGCATCATCATTATTTGAACTCCACACTTTTTTCACTAAAAAGTTACCCGATATCAGCAAAACAAAAATACCCACAATCACTGCGCATACTATAGTTTTTTTCAAGTAAAATTCCTCTCCTATTGTGTAACTCTTCTCTATTTATCTCTTAAAAACAAAATAATGGAGATGACTATTTAAATAATCATCTCCATTATTTTAACTTGTATGTTCCTATTATGTCTACGTCATAATTTTCACAAAATCCTCAAGAAACTTTTTATAATGTAATGACCAACCAATTCTCACCCAATTTTTCAATGCTTTCGCTTCAGGCTGCGGGCGAAAATCAGCGATACTTTCCCCTTTCGCAACTCCAATCGTATCAACATCAACACGGCGATACACGTAATCTAAAAGAGATGGATTTGCCGCTACCATCATCGTAACTACATCGTGCACTGGACTCCCTGTTATTTTTGGATTCAGGTTTTTATAAGCTTTATAATAATAATTGAAAATCGGT
This Bacillus mycoides DNA region includes the following protein-coding sequences:
- a CDS encoding serine hydrolase: MKKTIVCAVIVGIFVLLISGNFLVKKVWSSNNDDAQYIASFIEEHKNEKNSALLVKRNDKVVYSVNPDVVLPVASTMKLIVALEYTKQVTEGKIDPSSFVSINDVNRYYVPSTDGGAQDRWQNYLQKKEKITEGAVSLEEVAKGMVKFSSNANTEYLMEVLGLDNINRNLQSLALPAHQPLFPIVSSLYIPGYLHKELHVPKYKIEKKLKEMSQEQYREYAMIIHERLKKKGPLLQKEIPLYLEERYDKIWSDRLPAASANDYMVLLQKANHQGGLTEAEEKVWANIVETDMSAKKYRKTFRHAGQKNGYTPWTVTKAVYAMDKRGNCTEIVFLANNLNEDDSAEIRKHLANLHFQVLQSDKYDATFIK